A window of Zestosphaera sp. contains these coding sequences:
- a CDS encoding extracellular solute-binding protein produces MVVAILLVAVIIGALAYYLLRPPASQPVPEKRPFTKIIFASTQLSQPQEQSFTIGLLSALLNEKNIQAVFVPLGYSDMVSKLKAEVSSGSVSVSLIGGLSTEIDYFASQGWLEDLSRYGTLPGRTFTSSVMNVVEQQKKQYGIQTFVPWMTATFVIVVNNKAFDYLPAGLTKEDVIKGTDKWTWDALVAWAKNIYEKTGEKRVGLPAGSGGLLHRLIHGYLYVSYTGYQARKFNSPEAVAMWNKLKELWNYCHPESTTWSAMADPLLKGDVWIAWDHTARIISAIKTKPDDFTVVPVPRGPAGRGYILVLAGLAIPKGAPNPEAAWEVIEFLTRPENQARIAENVGFFPVVKEATPTIVDPGVKKVAEGVSTQMSVADGIPVAIPSLGAKAGDFVAMYRTAFERIVLKGEDASTVLSQLDPQLQAIFRDLNIQAP; encoded by the coding sequence ATGGTTGTAGCGATACTTCTCGTTGCTGTCATTATTGGAGCACTCGCATACTATCTTCTTAGACCTCCAGCTTCTCAGCCGGTTCCGGAAAAACGTCCATTTACAAAAATTATCTTCGCATCAACACAGCTTTCACAACCACAAGAACAGTCCTTTACAATAGGTCTTCTCTCAGCACTACTTAACGAGAAAAACATACAGGCTGTATTTGTACCCCTTGGTTATTCAGACATGGTTTCCAAATTAAAGGCAGAAGTCTCATCAGGCTCTGTTTCAGTAAGCCTTATAGGAGGATTGTCAACAGAAATAGATTATTTTGCAAGCCAAGGCTGGCTGGAAGATCTTTCTAGATATGGAACCTTGCCTGGAAGAACCTTTACCAGTTCTGTCATGAACGTTGTAGAGCAACAGAAGAAACAGTATGGCATACAAACATTTGTACCATGGATGACAGCAACCTTTGTTATTGTAGTCAACAACAAGGCCTTTGACTACTTGCCTGCAGGGCTTACTAAGGAAGACGTAATTAAGGGAACCGATAAATGGACGTGGGACGCGTTAGTAGCTTGGGCAAAAAACATATACGAGAAAACAGGTGAAAAAAGGGTAGGATTACCCGCTGGTTCTGGCGGCTTGTTACACAGGCTTATCCATGGATATCTTTACGTATCATACACAGGTTATCAAGCCAGAAAATTTAACTCACCTGAAGCTGTAGCTATGTGGAACAAGTTAAAGGAACTTTGGAACTACTGTCACCCAGAAAGCACAACATGGTCTGCCATGGCAGACCCACTTTTAAAGGGCGACGTGTGGATTGCATGGGATCATACAGCAAGAATAATCTCTGCCATTAAAACAAAGCCAGATGATTTTACTGTTGTCCCCGTTCCAAGGGGACCCGCTGGTAGAGGCTATATCCTTGTGTTGGCTGGACTAGCTATACCAAAAGGTGCACCAAATCCAGAAGCGGCATGGGAGGTTATAGAATTCTTGACTAGACCAGAGAATCAAGCAAGGATAGCCGAAAATGTTGGCTTCTTCCCAGTAGTTAAAGAAGCTACTCCCACAATAGTGGATCCCGGAGTGAAAAAAGTAGCAGAAGGTGTCAGTACTCAGATGTCTGTAGCCGACGGCATACCCGTAGCCATACCTAGTCTTGGAGCTAAAGCAGGTGATTTTGTGGCAATGTACCGCACAGCATTTGAAAGAATAGTGCTGAAAGGGGAGGATGCGTCGACTGTACTTTCACAACTTGATCCTCAACTTCAGGCAATCTTCCGCGATCTAAACATTCAAGCTCCCTAG
- a CDS encoding sugar ABC transporter permease, with protein MEQKIRIFFPYFLILPTLIYEVFISAYPIAYAIGMAFSGNPPALVQLFQDFERFKEVIFYTILIIVTVIPLQLIIAIFASIFFLNRFRGRELVLYFFILPVAISEVAGALFWYTMFSSSGLLNKLLIWLGVMHNPVYFFGYEFRDRTLLVIVLEEVWRATAIVFTIIYAGIQMINREYFEAADVFGFNFWQKLRYITVPLLKPSIQTALIIRTLFAFQIVGPILILGGEYIRVMATEVVYWYSQRMDPYIASAWAVLVGVVTFVLSILYIRMFRAGEGA; from the coding sequence ATGGAACAAAAAATACGTATTTTTTTTCCTTATTTCCTAATTTTACCAACACTTATCTATGAAGTCTTCATTAGCGCATATCCCATAGCTTATGCTATTGGAATGGCATTTTCAGGCAATCCTCCCGCTTTAGTCCAATTATTCCAAGACTTTGAGAGATTCAAGGAAGTAATTTTTTACACTATTCTGATTATAGTTACTGTTATTCCCTTACAACTCATAATCGCAATATTTGCATCGATATTTTTCTTGAACCGTTTTAGGGGCAGGGAACTCGTGCTTTACTTTTTTATTCTTCCTGTGGCTATCAGCGAAGTAGCTGGGGCGCTTTTCTGGTATACAATGTTTTCCTCTAGCGGTTTACTAAACAAACTCTTAATATGGCTAGGTGTGATGCATAATCCAGTATACTTCTTTGGATACGAATTTAGGGACAGGACACTCTTAGTTATAGTTTTAGAAGAGGTGTGGAGGGCAACAGCAATTGTCTTTACTATTATATATGCTGGCATACAAATGATTAATAGGGAATACTTTGAGGCAGCAGATGTATTCGGCTTTAACTTTTGGCAGAAACTTAGATACATAACGGTGCCTTTGCTCAAACCATCAATTCAAACAGCACTTATCATCAGGACGCTCTTTGCATTTCAAATTGTGGGGCCTATTCTCATCCTTGGAGGAGAGTATATAAGAGTGATGGCTACAGAGGTCGTGTACTGGTATTCTCAAAGAATGGATCCATACATCGCTAGTGCATGGGCTGTTCTCGTTGGCGTTGTAACTTTTGTACTTAGCATTCTCTATATAAGGATGTTTAGGGCAGGTGAGGGGGCATAA
- a CDS encoding carbohydrate ABC transporter permease, producing MRKVLVYLIAFLISLWILTPIIYTVLASFADILDYYQHLIPQKYTLKYYEEYWRLGVGDALVRSIEIGVLTVLLSFLIGIPAGYAIGRLKFRGRNSIQLTILFFRVLPIVVMAVPLAVVFLKIGLYDTIFGVTLAHTAIALPFVVLITSSIFASVPRDLEEAGTVFGLSSLQIFTKITLPLVAPGLAAAGMFAFLISWNEVVASTILTYLNRTLPAAVLAPYVMGMGAAGQLPDPYRFAAATIMIIPAFLFMAYIRKYLTAMWGSAGVR from the coding sequence ATGAGGAAAGTTTTGGTATATCTTATCGCGTTTCTCATTTCTCTCTGGATTTTAACCCCAATAATCTACACAGTCTTGGCATCATTCGCTGATATATTAGACTATTACCAGCATTTGATTCCCCAGAAATACACGCTAAAGTATTATGAAGAGTACTGGAGACTTGGCGTTGGCGACGCGCTTGTCAGAAGCATAGAGATAGGTGTCTTAACGGTTCTGTTAAGCTTCCTCATAGGAATACCAGCTGGCTACGCTATAGGAAGACTAAAATTTAGAGGAAGGAACTCTATTCAGCTAACTATCCTCTTCTTTAGAGTTTTACCAATTGTTGTAATGGCAGTCCCCCTGGCAGTGGTTTTCTTGAAAATCGGGTTGTATGATACAATATTTGGGGTAACGCTCGCACATACAGCAATTGCACTTCCATTTGTCGTTCTCATAACCTCAAGCATCTTTGCAAGTGTTCCCAGGGATCTAGAAGAAGCAGGCACAGTGTTTGGTCTTAGTTCTTTACAAATATTCACAAAGATAACTCTTCCATTAGTTGCTCCCGGACTAGCAGCTGCCGGAATGTTTGCGTTCCTCATTTCCTGGAACGAGGTTGTAGCTTCAACGATCCTTACATATCTAAACAGAACTCTTCCAGCAGCTGTTTTAGCTCCCTACGTTATGGGTATGGGTGCTGCAGGTCAGTTGCCAGACCCCTACAGGTTTGCTGCGGCAACCATTATGATAATCCCTGCATTTTTATTCATGGCATATATTAGGAAATATTTGACAGCTATGTGGGGTTCTGCAGGGGTGAGATAG
- a CDS encoding ABC transporter ATP-binding protein: MVSVELQNIVKKYRNVTAVDNVSFKVDHGEFFVLLGPSGCGKTTTLRIIAGLETPDSGRVLFDGRDVTNVPAKNRNIGMVFQSYAVWPHMKVYDNIALPLQIKKLSREEIEKRVKAAAQMVNIAHLLDRYPFQLSGGEKQRVAVARALAFEPNILLMDEPLSNLDALLRVQARAELVKLQKELKITTIYVTHDQTEAMVLADRVAVMNKGRIMQIGTPDEIYNRPVNRFVAHFIGTPPINFFAGTVEEGYINAGFLVIPFKNIPPGLVGKKVTIGIRPNDISISPIEQSIPVKGKLVVAENLGSEFILHVAIGDVVLRVLSKNKPAKEEVTLYVDKTKLHIFSEEETRINILPA; encoded by the coding sequence ATGGTAAGTGTCGAACTACAGAATATTGTCAAAAAGTATAGAAATGTTACAGCTGTAGACAATGTATCCTTTAAAGTAGATCACGGTGAATTTTTTGTCCTGTTAGGTCCATCTGGATGCGGCAAGACAACTACGCTGAGAATAATAGCTGGTCTCGAAACTCCTGATAGCGGCAGAGTCTTATTTGACGGGAGAGACGTCACCAATGTGCCAGCTAAAAACAGGAACATTGGAATGGTCTTTCAAAGCTATGCAGTTTGGCCTCATATGAAGGTCTACGATAATATTGCTCTCCCGCTTCAGATAAAGAAACTGTCAAGAGAAGAAATAGAAAAAAGAGTAAAGGCTGCCGCACAAATGGTTAATATTGCGCATTTACTTGATAGGTATCCCTTCCAGCTCTCTGGAGGTGAGAAGCAGAGAGTCGCTGTAGCTAGAGCTTTGGCCTTCGAGCCAAATATTTTGTTAATGGATGAGCCTTTAAGCAACCTCGATGCATTATTGAGAGTCCAGGCTAGGGCTGAACTAGTTAAACTACAGAAAGAGCTCAAGATAACAACTATCTATGTTACCCACGACCAAACTGAAGCCATGGTATTAGCAGACCGTGTTGCAGTAATGAATAAAGGCAGAATAATGCAGATAGGAACGCCTGACGAAATCTACAATAGACCAGTGAATAGATTTGTGGCACACTTTATAGGCACGCCTCCTATAAACTTCTTTGCTGGAACAGTAGAGGAAGGCTATATCAATGCGGGTTTCCTAGTTATACCATTCAAAAATATACCCCCAGGGCTTGTTGGAAAAAAGGTAACAATAGGTATAAGACCCAATGATATCTCGATCTCTCCCATTGAACAAAGCATACCTGTGAAGGGAAAACTAGTTGTTGCAGAAAATCTAGGTAGCGAATTTATTCTACACGTTGCTATCGGAGATGTTGTCCTAAGAGTTTTGTCAAAGAATAAACCAGCAAAGGAGGAGGTAACTCTATATGTAGATAAAACAAAGCTACATATATTTAGTGAAGAAGAAACCAGAATAAACATTCTCCCAGCATAA
- a CDS encoding ATP-binding protein — MLFDERPKERREDLYDREKEIEELKRSIGRPLILLTGIRRIGKTSVLRVALSELDIPYVLIDARSLRRNYSRSDLFRLIAQGLSGSLDKIKDLLMGIRGLRVMGVEVEVSWRGSDSLSLVELFDRLNKKKIVIAIDEAQRLRGPRSSELKDAIAHAYDYDKNISFILTGSEVGLLYDFIGIEDSRSPLYGRYYVEVKLERLSREQSIDFLRKGFAQLNLRVSEEVLEVAYEHFDGIPGWLTFFGNAYARGEADIEKIKSIAVRTALEELRNMTRDNPRRYGLVLRAIAEGRKTWSQVKEYLEEKEGTTISSSVLSNILRSLEDMSIIKNYEFLDPIYREACKLLQ, encoded by the coding sequence TTGCTGTTTGATGAGAGGCCGAAGGAGAGAAGAGAAGACCTATACGATAGGGAAAAAGAGATAGAAGAATTAAAGAGAAGTATAGGGAGACCCTTAATCTTGCTTACAGGTATAAGGCGTATAGGAAAGACTTCTGTGCTCAGAGTTGCACTCAGCGAGCTGGATATTCCCTATGTACTCATAGATGCGAGGTCGCTGAGGAGGAACTACAGCAGGAGCGATTTGTTTCGGCTTATAGCTCAAGGGCTCAGCGGCTCCCTTGACAAAATCAAAGACTTGCTCATGGGTATCCGTGGGTTAAGAGTTATGGGGGTCGAGGTCGAGGTTTCTTGGAGGGGGAGCGACTCTCTGAGCCTAGTAGAGCTGTTTGACCGGCTAAACAAGAAAAAGATTGTCATTGCTATTGATGAGGCACAGAGGCTGAGGGGACCGAGGTCATCAGAGCTTAAGGATGCTATTGCACACGCCTATGACTATGACAAGAATATTTCCTTTATTCTTACTGGCTCAGAAGTGGGGTTGCTATACGATTTTATTGGTATAGAGGACTCAAGGTCTCCGCTTTATGGAAGATACTATGTCGAGGTAAAGCTTGAGAGGCTCAGCAGGGAGCAGTCTATAGACTTTCTGAGAAAAGGTTTTGCCCAGCTAAACCTAAGGGTAAGTGAGGAAGTCCTCGAAGTGGCCTATGAACACTTCGACGGGATACCAGGCTGGCTAACATTCTTCGGCAACGCCTACGCGAGGGGCGAAGCAGACATCGAAAAGATAAAGTCCATTGCCGTAAGAACTGCGCTAGAAGAGCTGAGAAACATGACCCGGGACAACCCCAGAAGATATGGGCTAGTCCTCAGGGCAATAGCAGAGGGCAGAAAGACATGGAGCCAGGTTAAAGAATACCTAGAAGAAAAAGAGGGCACAACGATTTCAAGCAGCGTTTTAAGCAACATATTGAGAAGCCTCGAAGACATGAGCATAATAAAGAACTATGAATTCCTAGACCCAATCTACCGTGAAGCATGCAAGCTCCTACAATGA
- a CDS encoding amidohydrolase family protein: protein MYKIVEVEPRRLVGFASVVPNPADKAVKELERAVSDLGLRGLKLHPGMQGFCLRSTHVWKVLRRAGELGIPVILHALWMDESSLYFKSPYKPWENPLEDYALLPYIAPETRLIYAHMGGLLHFKEVFNIATHRNVYLDTSYSIITIAREVGLERLAHYIKLLGAEKILFGSDLVPGLTPEDLGPKKQIELINRLPLSQEEKEKILFKNALQLMGTS, encoded by the coding sequence ATATACAAGATAGTCGAAGTGGAGCCGAGAAGGCTAGTAGGCTTTGCATCGGTTGTTCCCAACCCCGCGGATAAGGCGGTGAAGGAGCTAGAGAGGGCTGTCTCGGACTTGGGCTTGAGGGGGCTTAAGCTTCATCCAGGCATGCAGGGCTTCTGCCTAAGGAGCACGCACGTCTGGAAGGTTCTGAGGAGAGCGGGCGAGCTAGGAATACCGGTAATCTTGCACGCCCTATGGATGGATGAATCAAGCCTTTACTTCAAGAGTCCATACAAGCCTTGGGAAAACCCCCTAGAAGACTACGCCCTCCTACCTTACATTGCACCTGAGACAAGATTGATCTACGCACACATGGGAGGCCTCCTCCACTTTAAAGAAGTCTTCAACATTGCTACGCACAGGAACGTATACCTAGATACGTCGTACAGCATTATCACTATTGCTCGTGAGGTGGGTCTCGAAAGGCTAGCTCATTACATCAAGTTGCTTGGAGCAGAGAAGATCCTGTTTGGAAGCGACTTGGTTCCAGGCCTAACCCCCGAAGATTTAGGGCCTAAAAAGCAGATCGAGCTTATCAATAGACTCCCCCTAAGCCAAGAGGAAAAAGAAAAAATACTATTTAAAAATGCCCTACAGCTAATGGGAACTTCCTGA
- a CDS encoding ATP-binding protein gives MESLNPWWKGKEAFEEDEDYKKWRQSSVRWVPQLLEEIELEAPALHFLFGPRQVGKTTLLKLLIGKLLQVVDNPRAIFYYRCDLLADYKELNSVLMEYLKIKRNEVLRVSFIFLDEVTFPREWYRAIKYMVDRGYLQNDIVVLTGSLSMYAKREVETFPGRRGRGRDYVLYPLSFREYIKVSRPDLYGKLEEIRDFSPKEIREKCLKLIPWREELNKLFETYLVTGGFPLAVKTYLENRSISREVKETYLSAFLYDLAKLRRNEAIAKRVIKAIIEKLPSPVSLNSIAKEFEIRSHKTVFQYLDLFEKLFIAKNLYFVDPDKAVEVFYKERKVHLTDPFLYEVFSEWCHVQKPDESKIVESVVATHLARRFRVGYWRNRTEIDVILPDLSLGFEIKWAEKTKLYPKSIGKIKNIVYLTKEEFSDEPLAVPTSVFLSCLKL, from the coding sequence ATGGAATCACTGAATCCATGGTGGAAGGGCAAAGAGGCTTTCGAAGAAGACGAGGACTACAAAAAGTGGAGGCAAAGCAGTGTAAGATGGGTGCCCCAGCTATTAGAAGAAATTGAGCTAGAGGCTCCTGCTCTTCATTTCCTTTTTGGTCCACGACAAGTCGGCAAGACGACACTTTTGAAGCTTCTTATTGGAAAACTTCTTCAAGTAGTTGATAATCCCAGGGCAATTTTCTACTACAGATGTGACTTGCTCGCCGACTACAAGGAACTCAATAGTGTGCTCATGGAATACTTGAAAATAAAAAGGAACGAGGTTCTCCGGGTCTCGTTTATTTTTCTAGACGAGGTTACCTTCCCGAGGGAGTGGTATAGAGCAATCAAATACATGGTTGACAGGGGCTATCTTCAAAACGATATAGTGGTTCTCACGGGCTCTCTAAGCATGTATGCGAAAAGAGAAGTAGAAACATTCCCAGGTAGGAGGGGTCGAGGCAGGGACTACGTTTTATACCCGTTAAGCTTCAGGGAATACATAAAGGTTTCAAGGCCAGACCTATACGGAAAACTCGAGGAAATCAGAGACTTTAGCCCGAAAGAAATACGCGAGAAGTGCTTGAAGCTCATCCCTTGGAGGGAAGAACTAAACAAACTGTTTGAAACATACCTAGTAACTGGAGGCTTCCCACTGGCAGTGAAGACCTACCTAGAGAATAGAAGCATAAGCAGAGAGGTGAAGGAGACTTATCTTTCAGCATTTCTCTACGACCTGGCAAAACTAAGGAGAAACGAGGCAATAGCCAAAAGAGTCATAAAAGCCATAATCGAGAAGCTACCCTCTCCGGTGAGTCTCAACAGCATAGCAAAAGAGTTCGAAATAAGGTCACACAAAACAGTTTTCCAATACTTAGACCTCTTCGAGAAACTATTCATCGCCAAGAACCTCTACTTCGTGGACCCCGACAAGGCTGTTGAGGTATTCTACAAGGAGAGAAAAGTACATCTCACGGACCCATTCCTCTACGAGGTCTTCTCGGAGTGGTGCCACGTCCAAAAGCCCGACGAGTCAAAAATAGTGGAAAGCGTGGTAGCAACACATCTAGCCAGAAGGTTCAGGGTAGGCTACTGGAGAAACAGAACAGAGATTGATGTGATCCTCCCCGACCTTTCACTGGGATTCGAGATTAAATGGGCCGAAAAAACAAAATTATACCCCAAGAGCATAGGAAAAATCAAAAACATAGTCTACCTCACAAAAGAAGAATTCTCAGACGAGCCACTTGCAGTCCCCACAAGCGTGTTCCTGAGCTGTCTAAAATTATAG